One window of Cohnella hashimotonis genomic DNA carries:
- a CDS encoding CCA tRNA nucleotidyltransferase, producing MSYEGPQWEAGLEVLQALSRSGSEAYFVGGCVRDALLGIEASDIDIATSADPGEVLRLFPDALPTGLKHGTVTVRRSGFFFEVTTFRQEAGYSDGRRPDDVIFVRDVREDLARRDFTINAMAAGSDGAIVDPFGGMADLRARIMRAVGEPAQRFGEDALRIVRCVRFAARYGLTVDERTWAGVLACRDKLPLVAMERIGAELDKMMAGGDPGRAFALLLAASLPERFKRPLPAAWLARLREIVGNDRECAEPTRADTRAASAERPGLARYMPSSADADLRWAALFLAGEASPEAAEDTMKRLHFAGKRIRRIIDIVRLHLSLPARFDPANWHRSWAIGVLDRGTEAAVDWHALFEAERVRAAFGVPGELHSAVPLWTAALPAVRVADLALRGDELAAAAGRAPGPWIAVALRELLEQVALGELNNDADALRTAFLNKHREG from the coding sequence ATGAGCTACGAAGGCCCGCAATGGGAAGCGGGCCTTGAAGTGCTGCAAGCCTTGAGCCGATCGGGCAGCGAGGCCTACTTCGTCGGCGGCTGCGTCCGCGACGCCCTGCTCGGGATCGAAGCCAGCGACATCGATATCGCGACGTCGGCCGATCCCGGCGAAGTGCTGCGATTGTTTCCGGATGCGCTGCCTACGGGCCTGAAGCACGGCACCGTGACGGTTCGCCGTTCGGGCTTTTTTTTTGAAGTGACGACGTTTCGCCAGGAAGCCGGCTACAGCGACGGGAGACGGCCCGACGACGTCATTTTTGTGCGGGACGTCAGGGAGGATCTGGCGCGACGCGATTTTACCATCAATGCGATGGCGGCCGGTTCCGACGGCGCGATCGTCGATCCGTTCGGCGGCATGGCGGATCTGCGCGCGCGCATCATGCGCGCAGTCGGAGAGCCGGCGCAGCGGTTCGGCGAGGATGCGCTGCGGATCGTCCGCTGCGTGCGCTTCGCGGCCCGGTACGGCCTCACAGTCGACGAGCGGACCTGGGCGGGCGTGCTGGCCTGCCGGGACAAGCTTCCGCTTGTCGCGATGGAGCGCATCGGCGCGGAGCTCGACAAGATGATGGCCGGCGGCGATCCGGGCCGCGCATTCGCGCTGCTGCTGGCGGCTTCGCTGCCCGAGCGGTTCAAGCGGCCGCTGCCGGCAGCCTGGCTGGCGCGCCTGCGAGAGATCGTAGGAAATGACAGGGAGTGCGCGGAGCCCACTCGGGCGGATACGCGGGCAGCAAGTGCCGAACGGCCGGGGCTCGCTCGTTATATGCCCTCGAGCGCCGATGCCGATCTGCGCTGGGCGGCGTTATTCCTCGCCGGCGAGGCCTCGCCTGAAGCGGCTGAGGATACGATGAAGCGGCTTCACTTTGCGGGCAAAAGAATCAGGCGGATCATCGACATCGTCCGCTTGCACTTAAGCTTGCCGGCGCGATTCGATCCTGCGAATTGGCATCGGAGCTGGGCGATCGGCGTGCTCGATCGGGGGACCGAGGCCGCCGTGGACTGGCATGCGCTGTTCGAGGCCGAACGCGTCCGGGCGGCATTCGGCGTGCCCGGCGAGCTGCATTCTGCCGTGCCCTTATGGACTGCGGCGCTGCCCGCGGTCAGGGTAGCCGACCTTGCGCTGCGGGGGGACGAGCTGGCGGCCGCAGCGGGCAGGGCGCCGGGGCCCTGGATCGCCGTCGCGCTTCGGGAGCTGCTCGAGCAAGTCGCCTTGGGCGAGCTTAACAACGATGCGGATGCGCTGCGGACAGCATTCTTAAATAAGCATCGAGAGGGTTAA
- a CDS encoding biotin--[acetyl-CoA-carboxylase] ligase has product MEQSQLLTLLEDKRGAFVSGEEISRLLGVSRTAVWKQIRRLEAAGFEIEAVPRKGYRLTGRPSRLNATELQSRLETFAFGRHLHIREVVTSTQDVLRELAEEGAPEGTLVIAERQDNGRGRMGRSWVSPPGRGVSMSLLLRPDVPLQLAPQLTLLAAVALCRSLSRETGLPIGIKWPNDLLVDGRKISGILLESATEDERLRYVAVGLGIAVNLDAEDYPEELLARAASLKMAAGRAFDRATLIASVLLEFEQLYAVYKHQGFEPIRILWETYSVTLNRTFSLNAGKGFFDGVPRGLDENGGLRVELPDGRVRTIYSAEIGDAAPLRDPKEQDSR; this is encoded by the coding sequence ATGGAACAATCGCAGCTGTTGACGCTGCTTGAAGACAAACGGGGCGCGTTCGTGTCCGGCGAAGAGATCAGCCGGCTGCTTGGCGTCAGCAGAACCGCCGTCTGGAAGCAAATCCGCAGACTCGAAGCGGCAGGTTTCGAGATCGAAGCCGTGCCCCGCAAAGGCTATCGGTTGACCGGCAGGCCTTCCCGATTGAACGCGACCGAGCTTCAGAGCAGGCTAGAAACGTTTGCCTTCGGCAGGCACTTGCATATCCGCGAAGTCGTCACATCTACGCAGGACGTGCTGCGCGAGCTCGCCGAGGAGGGCGCGCCCGAGGGGACGCTTGTCATCGCCGAGCGTCAGGACAACGGACGGGGACGCATGGGCCGCTCCTGGGTGTCGCCGCCCGGTCGCGGCGTGTCGATGAGCCTGCTGCTGCGGCCGGACGTACCGTTGCAGCTGGCGCCCCAACTGACGCTGCTCGCGGCAGTGGCGCTGTGCCGGAGCCTGAGCCGCGAGACCGGCCTGCCGATCGGGATCAAGTGGCCCAACGACTTGCTCGTGGATGGCCGCAAGATCAGCGGCATATTGCTCGAATCCGCCACCGAGGACGAGCGCCTGCGATACGTGGCGGTCGGTCTCGGCATCGCGGTCAATCTGGATGCCGAAGATTACCCGGAGGAGCTGCTCGCGCGCGCAGCGTCCCTGAAGATGGCGGCGGGACGCGCCTTTGACCGCGCAACGCTAATCGCTTCCGTGCTGCTCGAATTCGAACAGCTGTATGCCGTCTATAAGCATCAAGGCTTCGAGCCGATCCGCATTCTTTGGGAAACCTACTCGGTGACGCTGAATCGCACCTTCTCTTTGAACGCCGGAAAAGGATTTTTCGACGGCGTTCCAAGAGGGCTGGACGAGAACGGGGGATTGCGCGTCGAGCTGCCGGACGGCCGCGTCCGCACGATCTATTCGGCGGAGATCGGCGATGCGGCGCCGCTGCGTGACCCCAAGGAGCAAGATAGCCGCTAG
- the panB gene encoding 3-methyl-2-oxobutanoate hydroxymethyltransferase: MSQPLTPPKMKSMKAQGSPIAMVTAYDYPSARLAEEAGVDVLLVGDSLGNVVLGYETTVPVTLEDMIYHTRAVVRGAPRTMIVTDMPFATYRGSKEQTLRNAARLMQEGGAHAVKLEGGAELGDEIALLVSAGIPVIGHLGLTPQSVLQIGGYKVQGRDEAEAARLLADAKALEQAGAVAVVLELVVEPAAAAVSRALSIPTIGIGAGRGCDGQVLVYHDLIRYGSGIRDKRFVKPYADVGETIRSAVSQYVSEVKNGRFPEESHAFQTQAQPQEKPTTKLYGGDPK; this comes from the coding sequence ATGAGTCAACCGTTAACGCCGCCAAAAATGAAATCGATGAAAGCCCAGGGTTCGCCGATCGCCATGGTCACCGCTTACGATTATCCGTCCGCCAGGCTGGCCGAGGAAGCCGGCGTGGACGTCCTTCTCGTCGGAGACTCGCTCGGCAACGTCGTGCTCGGCTACGAAACGACCGTGCCGGTCACGCTCGAGGATATGATCTATCATACGAGAGCCGTCGTTCGGGGCGCTCCGCGGACGATGATCGTGACGGACATGCCGTTCGCCACCTACCGCGGGAGCAAGGAGCAGACCCTGCGCAACGCCGCGCGCCTGATGCAGGAGGGCGGCGCTCACGCGGTGAAGCTCGAAGGCGGAGCCGAGCTCGGAGACGAGATCGCGCTTCTTGTATCCGCCGGGATTCCCGTAATCGGCCATCTTGGACTGACGCCCCAGTCGGTGCTGCAGATCGGCGGCTACAAAGTGCAGGGCCGCGACGAAGCCGAGGCCGCGCGGCTGCTCGCCGACGCGAAGGCGCTAGAGCAAGCCGGCGCCGTAGCCGTCGTGCTTGAGCTGGTCGTCGAGCCTGCGGCGGCCGCCGTGTCGCGCGCGCTGTCGATCCCGACGATCGGCATCGGCGCCGGACGGGGCTGCGACGGTCAGGTGCTGGTCTACCATGACCTGATCCGGTACGGCTCCGGCATTCGCGACAAACGATTCGTGAAGCCGTATGCGGATGTCGGCGAGACGATCCGATCCGCCGTGTCGCAGTACGTAAGCGAAGTGAAAAACGGAAGATTTCCGGAAGAAAGCCACGCGTTCCAGACACAGGCACAGCCGCAAGAAAAGCCAACGACCAAATTGTACGGAGGCGATCCTAAGTGA
- the panC gene encoding pantoate--beta-alanine ligase, with product MTSAPAVIRTIAEIRAALRAYRAEAGATASVGFVPTMGFLHDGHASLIGRSARENGLTVLSIFVNPLQFGPNEDFERYPRDEARDLDVAARAGANIVFMPSVAEMYPTPAATQITVSGVTERLCGASRPGHFDGVGIVVTKLLNVVQPDRAYFGLKDAQQVAVVERMVADLNQPVEIVPCPIVREADGLAMSSRNVYLSADERREALAISRTLAQVPAWIGSGMSAAQLTAAVREGISASPLADIDYVEVLTYPGLQPPASDAALAGSRERIIVAAAVRFGRTRLIDNILISFPEAHI from the coding sequence ATGACATCTGCTCCTGCGGTCATTCGCACGATTGCGGAGATTCGCGCTGCGCTACGCGCCTACCGGGCGGAGGCCGGCGCAACCGCATCCGTCGGCTTCGTGCCGACGATGGGATTTTTGCATGACGGCCACGCCAGCCTGATCGGCAGATCGGCTCGGGAAAACGGACTGACGGTGCTCAGCATCTTCGTTAATCCGCTTCAATTCGGCCCGAACGAAGACTTCGAACGCTACCCGCGCGACGAAGCCAGGGACTTGGACGTCGCCGCCCGCGCCGGCGCAAATATCGTCTTTATGCCGAGCGTCGCCGAGATGTACCCGACGCCGGCGGCCACGCAGATTACCGTCTCGGGCGTTACGGAGCGCCTGTGCGGCGCGAGCCGTCCAGGACACTTCGACGGCGTAGGCATCGTCGTGACCAAGCTGCTGAACGTCGTTCAGCCCGACCGCGCGTACTTTGGCCTGAAGGACGCTCAGCAGGTCGCCGTCGTCGAACGCATGGTCGCCGATCTCAATCAGCCGGTCGAGATTGTGCCGTGCCCGATCGTACGGGAAGCGGACGGACTCGCCATGAGCTCGCGCAACGTGTATTTGTCGGCCGACGAACGGCGCGAAGCGCTGGCGATCTCCCGGACGCTCGCCCAGGTGCCCGCCTGGATCGGATCGGGCATGAGCGCAGCGCAATTGACGGCGGCCGTGCGGGAAGGCATCTCAGCTTCGCCTCTGGCCGATATCGACTACGTCGAGGTATTGACTTACCCCGGCCTGCAGCCGCCCGCTTCGGACGCTGCGCTGGCGGGCTCCCGCGAACGAATCATCGTCGCGGCTGCGGTCCGCTTCGGACGCACGCGCCTCATCGACAACATTCTGATTTCTTTTCCGGAGGCGCATATCTGA
- the panD gene encoding aspartate 1-decarboxylase, giving the protein MMRQMMKSKLHRATVTEANLNYVGSITIDEDLLELVDILPDEKVQIVNNNNGARFETYTIPGPRGSGVICLNGAAARLVQPGDKVIIIAYGYMENEEAKRHKPKVAILDEANRVVQMMAQEPHSTVV; this is encoded by the coding sequence ATGATGAGACAAATGATGAAGTCCAAACTCCATAGAGCGACGGTGACCGAAGCGAATTTGAATTATGTCGGCAGCATCACGATCGACGAGGATCTGCTGGAGCTGGTAGACATTTTGCCGGACGAAAAAGTGCAGATCGTGAACAACAACAACGGCGCCCGCTTTGAGACGTACACGATTCCGGGTCCGCGCGGCTCTGGCGTTATCTGCCTGAACGGCGCCGCGGCGCGGCTCGTACAGCCGGGAGACAAGGTAATCATTATCGCTTATGGTTATATGGAAAACGAAGAAGCGAAGCGGCACAAGCCGAAGGTCGCCATACTGGACGAAGCCAACCGCGTCGTTCAAATGATGGCGCAGGAGCCTCATTCGACCGTCGTCTGA
- the dinG gene encoding ATP-dependent DNA helicase DinG encodes MKFAVLDFETTGTSSQQDEIIQIGIAVVDDTGALSSVYQSLVKPSRPIPAFITTLTGIGDADVADAPAIEDAVAEMVPLLQDAVLVAHNAGFDAAFLQAALDKSGYLPFSGRVLDTVDLARLVFPFLPSYRLTAITHGLGIAHDRPHQADSDALATAEVLAACIGRLRALPTLTLERLCELTDGERSDLGWLLASLRAERDTTWFEEPEGYQYYRQFAMRIADWTDDDEGREAQRLQAERELSDMPFETYLDSVADRMKELFPGYEPREGQRIMYDEVHQALAEDAHLLVEAGTGTGKSLGYLLPSLYYGLKENKKIVVTTHTIQLQEQLRQRDLPLLQDVLPVPFKAAVFKGRSNYMCLRKFEQQMQTPAFALSREEAVARGQLAVWLSETERGEAEELNLGSRSKEEWNAVASDADSCLNRQCPWFRKCFYHRARQDALKADLVITNHAMVFTDMRAEHRLLPAYDRLIVDEAHHMEEVASNHLGRRIGYGALPAALARLAKDARTGQLPNLISQLTGTAESASGTWAEKLEELLPRVQELRESWEQWTDRLYALLASGAAADETGGLSYRLKSDALPRDWDSIRVDGDNVVLRLSDLVRPLEKLLAEIRDRSEELALQSLLTDMNGTVKELSSVRGDLQSFVSMAEAECVYWIEGHSQYKNRSLWMYIVPADVSGLLKEGLFGQKESIVLTSATLTVDKSFQYVKEQLGLDEAEQQGRLRTAQLPSPFNYRQQALLLIPRDFPSIKGRDGEAAFLQALTTSIAEVATETRGRMLVLFTSHKMLKTVYEPLKSALAPADIQVLGQGMDGSSRSRLTSQFMEQPRSVLLGTSSFWEGVDLPGDALTCLAIVRLPFQPPNHPVTEAKSERLTAQRKNPFMKLSLPQAVIKFKQGFGRLVRTASDKGIVILYDTRVIDTSYGKYFLYSLPGPKMEHLPLAGLVPRVREWLQPANAAATAEAAADAEAGSDTGSNIRSDTGSDTGSDTGEQEDKTREKTKPKRTRTKKPKQESDATEGEVTS; translated from the coding sequence ATGAAATTTGCGGTACTCGACTTCGAGACGACGGGAACGTCGTCCCAGCAAGATGAAATCATACAAATCGGCATCGCGGTCGTGGACGACACGGGCGCGCTGTCTTCCGTATATCAATCGCTCGTGAAGCCGTCGCGTCCGATTCCCGCTTTTATTACGACCTTGACGGGAATCGGCGATGCCGATGTCGCTGACGCACCGGCGATCGAGGACGCGGTGGCCGAGATGGTGCCGCTGCTTCAAGATGCCGTCCTCGTCGCTCACAACGCCGGCTTCGACGCCGCGTTTTTGCAGGCCGCTCTAGACAAGAGCGGTTATTTGCCGTTTTCGGGTCGCGTACTGGACACCGTAGACTTGGCAAGGCTGGTCTTTCCGTTTTTGCCGTCGTACCGGCTGACGGCGATTACGCATGGCCTTGGCATCGCGCACGACAGGCCACACCAGGCGGATAGCGACGCGCTGGCGACGGCCGAGGTGCTTGCGGCATGCATCGGACGGCTCAGAGCGCTGCCTACGCTCACGCTCGAGCGGCTGTGCGAGCTGACCGACGGCGAGCGAAGCGACCTCGGCTGGCTGCTCGCATCGCTGCGAGCGGAACGGGATACGACCTGGTTCGAAGAACCCGAAGGCTATCAGTACTATCGCCAGTTCGCCATGCGCATCGCCGACTGGACGGACGACGACGAAGGGCGCGAAGCCCAGCGGCTCCAGGCGGAGCGCGAGCTGTCGGACATGCCGTTCGAGACGTATCTGGACTCCGTCGCCGATCGCATGAAGGAGCTGTTCCCGGGCTACGAGCCGAGGGAAGGACAACGCATCATGTACGACGAGGTGCACCAGGCGCTGGCGGAAGATGCCCATCTGCTCGTCGAAGCGGGCACGGGAACGGGCAAGTCGCTCGGCTACTTGCTGCCCTCCCTTTATTATGGATTAAAAGAAAATAAAAAAATCGTCGTGACGACGCATACGATTCAGCTGCAGGAGCAGTTGCGCCAGCGCGATCTTCCGCTGCTGCAGGACGTGCTGCCCGTACCGTTCAAGGCAGCGGTGTTCAAAGGGCGAAGCAACTATATGTGCCTGCGCAAGTTCGAGCAGCAGATGCAGACGCCCGCTTTTGCGTTGTCGAGGGAGGAAGCCGTCGCGCGTGGCCAGCTCGCCGTCTGGCTGTCGGAGACCGAGCGGGGCGAAGCCGAGGAGCTTAATCTCGGGAGCCGCTCCAAGGAAGAGTGGAATGCCGTAGCAAGCGATGCGGACTCTTGCCTGAACAGACAGTGTCCCTGGTTCCGCAAATGCTTTTACCACCGCGCCCGTCAGGACGCCCTCAAGGCGGATCTTGTCATTACGAACCACGCGATGGTATTCACGGACATGCGCGCGGAGCACCGGCTGCTTCCCGCTTACGACAGGCTGATCGTCGACGAGGCCCATCATATGGAAGAGGTAGCGAGCAACCATCTCGGACGCCGGATCGGCTACGGCGCGCTGCCTGCCGCGCTCGCAAGGCTAGCGAAGGACGCAAGGACAGGCCAACTGCCGAACCTGATCTCACAGCTGACTGGCACGGCCGAGAGCGCGAGCGGCACGTGGGCGGAGAAGCTGGAGGAGCTGCTGCCGCGCGTGCAGGAGCTTCGGGAATCTTGGGAACAATGGACGGACAGGCTTTACGCGCTGCTTGCCTCAGGCGCCGCTGCCGACGAGACGGGTGGGCTTAGCTACCGGCTGAAGTCGGATGCGCTGCCGAGGGACTGGGATTCGATCCGCGTTGACGGGGATAATGTCGTGCTGCGGCTCTCGGATCTCGTGCGTCCGCTGGAGAAGCTGCTCGCGGAGATCCGCGACCGCAGCGAGGAGCTTGCCCTGCAGAGCCTGCTGACCGACATGAACGGCACGGTCAAGGAGCTGTCTTCCGTCCGCGGCGATCTGCAGTCGTTCGTCTCGATGGCGGAGGCGGAGTGCGTCTATTGGATCGAGGGACACAGCCAGTACAAGAACCGTTCGTTATGGATGTACATCGTGCCCGCAGACGTGAGCGGCCTGCTGAAGGAAGGCTTGTTTGGTCAAAAGGAAAGCATCGTGCTCACGTCCGCAACGCTGACGGTAGACAAGTCGTTCCAGTACGTCAAGGAGCAGCTCGGCCTTGACGAGGCGGAGCAGCAGGGAAGACTGCGTACCGCTCAGCTCCCTTCGCCGTTTAACTACCGACAGCAGGCGCTGCTGCTCATCCCCCGCGACTTTCCGTCAATCAAGGGAAGAGACGGCGAAGCCGCGTTCTTACAGGCGCTGACGACATCGATCGCCGAGGTGGCGACCGAAACCCGCGGCCGTATGCTTGTGCTGTTCACCTCGCACAAGATGCTGAAGACCGTTTACGAGCCGCTCAAGTCCGCGCTCGCGCCGGCCGATATTCAAGTGCTCGGTCAGGGAATGGACGGCAGCAGCCGAAGCCGGCTGACGAGCCAGTTCATGGAGCAGCCGCGCTCGGTGCTGCTCGGCACGAGCAGCTTCTGGGAGGGCGTCGACCTTCCGGGGGATGCCCTGACTTGTCTCGCGATCGTCCGGCTGCCGTTCCAGCCGCCGAACCATCCGGTGACGGAGGCCAAGAGCGAGCGTCTGACGGCGCAGCGCAAAAATCCGTTCATGAAGCTGTCGCTGCCGCAGGCGGTCATCAAGTTCAAGCAGGGCTTCGGCAGACTCGTGCGAACTGCCTCGGACAAGGGGATCGTCATCTTGTACGATACGCGCGTCATCGATACGAGCTACGGCAAATATTTTTTGTACTCGCTGCCCGGACCCAAAATGGAGCATCTGCCGCTCGCTGGCCTGGTGCCGCGCGTGAGAGAATGGCTGCAGCCGGCGAATGCAGCCGCGACCGCCGAAGCTGCGGCCGACGCAGAAGCCGGCTCCGATACCGGCTCCAATATCCGCTCCGATACTGGCTCCGATACCGGCTCCGATACCGGCGAGCAGGAGGACAAGACTCGGGAGAAGACCAAGCCCAAACGAACCAGAACGAAGAAACCGAAGCAGGAAAGCGATGCGACGGAAGGAGAAGTCACCAGTTGA
- a CDS encoding redox-sensing transcriptional repressor Rex, translating into MKQIKISEAVVRRLPIYLRYLNELSISDVQTVSSQDLGDKLDLNPAQIRKDLAYFGEFGRKGVGYNVGYLIEKIRHILNLDRPIHVALVGAGNLGRALCNYNMYLKDNMKIVSVFDDDPAKKGVAIGHLTVNPIQMLPHEVKDKDISIGIITVPASEAQKVADRFVEAGIRAILNFAPTVLKIPAGIRIHHADFTSDLLSLAYYMDHDLDSDGAKERGLSEDAVEVEVEVEVEVEVEVEVEVVEGEGAGK; encoded by the coding sequence TTGAAGCAAATCAAAATATCTGAAGCGGTCGTCCGGCGCCTTCCGATTTACCTGCGTTATCTGAATGAACTCAGCATCAGCGACGTCCAGACGGTGTCCTCGCAGGATCTCGGAGACAAGCTCGATCTCAATCCTGCCCAGATCCGCAAGGATCTTGCCTACTTCGGCGAGTTCGGGCGTAAGGGCGTCGGCTACAATGTCGGATACTTGATCGAGAAGATCCGTCATATTCTCAATCTCGACCGTCCGATCCATGTGGCGCTCGTGGGCGCCGGCAACCTTGGCCGGGCCCTTTGCAACTACAATATGTACCTGAAGGACAATATGAAGATCGTATCGGTGTTCGACGACGATCCGGCCAAAAAGGGCGTGGCGATCGGCCATTTGACCGTTAACCCGATTCAGATGCTTCCGCACGAAGTAAAGGACAAGGACATCTCGATCGGAATCATCACCGTGCCGGCGAGCGAAGCGCAGAAGGTCGCGGACCGCTTCGTCGAAGCGGGGATCCGGGCGATCCTGAACTTTGCGCCGACGGTGCTGAAAATACCGGCAGGCATCCGCATTCACCACGCTGATTTTACGAGCGACCTGCTAAGCCTGGCTTATTATATGGATCACGATCTGGATTCGGACGGGGCGAAGGAGCGCGGCTTATCCGAAGACGCAGTAGAAGTAGAAGTAGAAGTAGAAGTAGAAGTAGAAGTAGAAGTAGAAGTAGAAGTAGTAGAAGGAGAAGGAGCGGGAAAATGA
- a CDS encoding amidohydrolase yields the protein MKRWLIENGIFAELSAERQIFEGWLFVEGGYITASGEGDAPAELRDQAEEVVNGKGLLFLPGLINTHGHAAMSLLRGLADDLVLQDWLENHMWPMEAKFTGEDVYWGTSLAAAEMILSGTTTFVDMYDHMDKVAEVAVQAGLRATLTRGVIGLCPPDVQTAKLNDAVQFAKDWQGAADGRIQVMMSPHSPYTCPPDYIERIVAAAHELDLPLHTHMSETAAEVALNVKQYGARPVEHLDKLGLFSRPSLVAHAVHLNDDEIALLAERRVAVSHNPVSNLKLASGVARVPDLLTAGVTVSLGTDSAASNNNLDLFEEIRLAALLHKGVTGDPTAVPAVEALRMGTLYGARSIGLGDVTGSLRPGFKADITAVSIDKPHFMPRTDYISHLVYSASGADVAHVWVDGKRILRDRELLTLDVERIRFEAQRCFERLRG from the coding sequence ATGAAACGTTGGCTAATCGAGAACGGCATTTTTGCGGAGCTGTCCGCGGAGCGGCAAATTTTCGAGGGGTGGCTATTCGTTGAGGGCGGTTATATCACCGCCTCCGGCGAAGGCGACGCCCCGGCGGAGCTTCGCGATCAGGCGGAGGAGGTCGTGAACGGCAAAGGACTGCTGTTCCTGCCCGGTCTGATCAATACGCACGGACATGCGGCGATGTCGCTGCTGCGCGGACTGGCGGACGATCTCGTGCTGCAGGATTGGCTTGAGAATCATATGTGGCCGATGGAAGCGAAATTTACGGGCGAGGACGTCTATTGGGGCACATCCCTTGCCGCCGCCGAAATGATACTGAGCGGAACGACGACCTTCGTCGATATGTACGATCATATGGACAAAGTCGCCGAGGTGGCGGTCCAGGCGGGTCTGCGGGCTACGCTTACTCGCGGCGTTATCGGACTTTGTCCGCCGGACGTCCAGACGGCGAAGCTAAACGATGCCGTGCAGTTCGCGAAGGACTGGCAGGGCGCGGCAGACGGCCGCATCCAAGTGATGATGTCGCCGCATTCGCCGTATACTTGCCCGCCCGACTATATCGAACGCATCGTGGCCGCGGCACATGAGCTCGATCTGCCGCTGCATACGCACATGTCCGAGACCGCTGCCGAAGTAGCGCTCAACGTCAAGCAATACGGCGCGCGTCCGGTCGAGCATCTGGACAAGCTCGGGCTCTTTTCCCGTCCGTCGCTCGTTGCCCACGCCGTTCATCTGAACGACGACGAGATCGCGCTGCTCGCGGAGCGCCGCGTCGCCGTCTCGCATAATCCGGTCAGCAATCTGAAGCTGGCCAGCGGCGTAGCGAGAGTGCCGGATTTGCTAACCGCCGGCGTGACCGTCTCGCTGGGAACGGATAGTGCGGCCAGCAACAACAATCTCGACCTGTTCGAAGAGATTCGGCTTGCGGCGCTGCTCCATAAGGGCGTAACGGGCGATCCGACGGCGGTTCCCGCTGTAGAGGCGCTGCGCATGGGCACGCTGTACGGGGCCCGTTCGATCGGTCTCGGCGACGTGACCGGCAGCCTGCGTCCGGGCTTTAAGGCCGACATCACCGCCGTTTCGATCGACAAACCGCATTTTATGCCGCGCACCGATTATATTTCCCATCTCGTCTATTCGGCCAGCGGCGCGGACGTTGCCCATGTGTGGGTGGACGGCAAGCGCATCTTGCGCGATCGCGAGCTGCTGACGCTTGACGTCGAACGGATTCGCTTCGAAGCGCAGCGCTGCTTCGAGAGGCTGCGGGGATGA
- a CDS encoding DUF5590 domain-containing protein, with product MTPSRIAERRRQSPWTGWRLSLIVLGFLVFVAVVFVVYIRSADAEYRVEERAAIAKAKQEAGLKKIDSVSKHVWDDSVWVVEGKDASNTAWFVWERQDGSVKEKVADGLSEDGIRDRFKADRPGKKIVRLLPGWFSEQPAWEIRYIDNPDSKRQAIVFYSFKDGTALKTYNLVS from the coding sequence ATGACGCCGAGCCGCATCGCGGAGCGGAGACGGCAGTCGCCTTGGACAGGTTGGCGGCTGAGCTTGATCGTCCTTGGCTTTCTCGTCTTCGTTGCGGTCGTATTCGTCGTCTATATCCGGAGCGCGGATGCCGAATACCGGGTCGAGGAACGCGCTGCGATCGCCAAGGCCAAGCAGGAAGCGGGGCTTAAGAAGATCGACAGCGTCTCCAAGCATGTATGGGACGATTCGGTCTGGGTCGTCGAGGGCAAGGACGCCTCGAATACGGCCTGGTTCGTATGGGAGCGTCAGGACGGTTCGGTCAAGGAGAAGGTTGCCGACGGCTTGAGCGAAGACGGCATCAGGGACCGCTTTAAAGCGGATCGTCCCGGCAAAAAAATCGTGCGTCTGCTGCCGGGCTGGTTTTCGGAACAACCAGCTTGGGAGATTCGTTATATCGACAATCCCGATTCCAAGCGGCAAGCGATCGTCTTTTATTCCTTCAAGGATGGAACCGCGCTTAAAACGTACAATTTGGTCTCATAA